A DNA window from Plasmodium vinckei vinckei genome assembly, chromosome: PVVCY_10 contains the following coding sequences:
- a CDS encoding actin-related protein, putative, with protein MTSKNEITESLLCGGEDISALVVDLGFYSSKIGHNQEDTPRIFLNSICGEDIYDNGYFNNAEEYNKGMHKDKLKFPLNIYNRHENVRIKPLFYKDSMSNEVILNTDVFEKIIEYSIEGVEIKRVYECSDEIIDPFKIGGLNLNISEHPILLSESNIHNNKIREQMTEILFEKYNVAALYFAKKAKLTSFSLGRSNSLVIDIGFSSLNINGVYEGYVLQKNSMDFNIGGDYFDRLIYNKLQKNNVNILPYFCKNYINGNNNGNVDLFKNIHDSYREEAILDVIRYMKESVCKVRVEHNSAHGNSINESNNNETCKKSTNSNESDNNLNNHSEYINNESYSLKDEFFELPDGFKINIDNYKYDIAEHLFKNSQFENNFKGLPQSVIDYIISSDVDIRKDLLQSIIITGGSSLFPGLAERLFYSLKESEAFANSIKVKILNMSSIVENKYSSWLGGSVLASLGTFQQLWVSKSEYLDSGHKLIFDRCF; from the coding sequence ATGACctcaaaaaatgaaataactGAAAGCCTTTTATGTGGTGGAGAAGATATTTCAGCACTTGTAGTTGATCTAGGTTTTTATAGTTCCAAAATAGGGCATAATCAGGAAGATACACcaagaatatttttaaatagcaTATGTGGAGAGGATATATATGACAACggttattttaataatgcGGAAGAATACAACAAAGGGATGCATAAGGACAAATTAAAGTTtccattaaatatatataatagacACGAAAATGTAAGAATAAAacctttattttataaggATAGTATGAGTAATGaagttatattaaatactgatgtatttgaaaaaataatagaataTTCGATAGAGGGtgtagaaataaaaagagtATATGAATGTAGTGATGAAATAATAGATCCATTTAAAATAGGTggattaaatttaaatattagtGAGCATCCAATTCTTTTATCTGAAtctaatatacataataataaaataagagaACAAATGACAGAAATactatttgaaaaatataatgttgCTGCATTATATTTTGCTAAAAAAGCTAAACTCACATCTTTTAGTTTAGGAAGATCTAATTCGCTAGTTATAGATATTGGGTTTAgttcattaaatataaatgggGTATATGAAGGATATGttcttcaaaaaaattccATGGACTTTAATATTGGTGGGGATTATTTTGATAggttaatatataataaattgcaaaaaaataatgttaatattttgccatatttttgcaaaaactatataaatggtaataataatggaaatgttgatttatttaaaaatattcatgaCTCATATAGAGAGGAAGCTATTTTGGATGTAATCAGGTATATGAAAGAAAGTGTTTGTAAAGTTCGGGTTGAACATAATAGCGCCCATGGAAATAGTATAAATGAAAGTAATAACAATGAGACATGCAAAAAAAGTACAAATAGTAATGAAagtgataataatttaaataatcattcggaatatattaataatgaaagttattctttaaaagatgaattttttgaattaccAGAtggttttaaaattaatatagataattataaatatgatatagctgaacatttatttaaaaattcacAATTTGAAAACAATTTCAAAGGATTACCACAATCAGTTAttgattatattatatcatcTGATGTAGATATAAGAAAAGATTTATTACAATCTATTATAATAACTGGTGGGTCCTCATTATTTCCAGGTTTAGCTGAAcgattattttattctttaaaaGAAAGTGAAGCTTTTGCTAATTCGattaaagtaaaaatattaaatatgtcATCAATTgtggaaaataaatactcATCATGGCTAGGTGGATCTGTTTTAGCTAGCTTGGGTACATTTCAACAATTATGGGTGTCCAAAAGTGAGTACCTTGATTCAGGACACAAACTTATATTTGACAGGTGTTTTTAA
- a CDS encoding ERAD-associated E3 ubiquitin-protein ligase HRD1, putative — MEVNMRMYILVSHLAMACTLLYAFLKYDEFYSMVIYLSTEKFPKTIIYNFSLMVFILLCKLFLNFFIGELRYLEVEQLMDNARVFIMDTILFLVLSKPTINGKEVSSIILIKYLSIIVILKVYHLILYSRVSHIFELGVPRTRVLVKLFIFMILLSVANLCMFRYFYKNSLKNSTMYLWLFFESLSIFESCQVSIVKFFINIIDIRSPNGLPNKSTILFFLDIIHDIMSLIIFLVFIFVFILNNFSNLPLHMTADIIHVIKTLITKFKSFKRYRELTKNIETKFINATEEELKEAGTCIICRDELKIGSKKLECAHIFHVECLKSWFIQQQTCPICRREIKPYPNKKDDLKKADQNDQNEQNKKQKQPTPLTAQEIIMKENFLPNHHSNYLNEVENQNSNNTQEKLADAFVQNSNMKKQIQILTDMCDYYRELSLSCLKEIDKINHSKMPASVMLRNIYGSRDYATSNNAEDEVQKYLKKLNYVPEINDLKNYLEKVLVTDMKYTKDISSSI, encoded by the exons ATGGAGGTAAATATGAGAATGTATATACTAGTAAGCCATTTAGCTATGGCTTGTACTCTCCTATATGCATTCCTAAAGTATGACGAGTTCTATTCGATGGTTATTTACTTATCGACTGAGAAGTTTCCAAAAACG ATAATTTACAACTTCTCCCTGATGGTCTTCATACTGTTGTgcaaattatttttgaatttctTTATCGGAGAGTTGAGATATTTAGAAGTTGAGCAATTAATGGATAATGCAAGAGTATTTATTATGGATACAATCTTATTTTTAGTCCTATCTAAACCGACGATAAATGGAAAAGAAGTTTCttccattattttaattaaatatttatctatTATAGTTATTTTAAAAGTCTATCATTTGATTTTATACTCTCGAGTGTCACAC ATCTTTGAGTTAGGAGTCCCAAGGACACGAGTGCTCGTGAAGCTGTTCATTTTCATGATCCTTTTGTCAGTCGCAAACTTATGCATGTTCAGATATTTTTACAAGAATTCTCTCAAAAATTCGACAATGTATTTATGGCTATTTTTTGAAAGTCTAAGTATATTTGAATCATGTCAAGTATCAATagttaaattttttataaatataatagataTAAGATCACCAAATGGCTTACCAAATAAATCAACaatattattctttttagATATAATACATGATATAATGagtttaataattttcttagtatttatttttgtttttatattaaacaaTTTCAGTAATTTGCCATTACATATGACAGCAGATATTATACACGTTATCAAAACCCTAATAACAAAATTCAAATCATTTAAAAGATATAGAGAATTAAcgaaaaatattgaaacaaaatttattaatgcCACTGAAgaagaattaaaagaaGCTGGAACTTGTATAATATGTAGagatgaattaaaaataggATCTAAAAAACTTGAATGTGCTCATATATTTCATGTTGAATGTTTAAAATCCTGGTTTATACAACAACAAACATGTCCAATATGTAGAAGAGAAATCAAACCATatccaaataaaaaagatgacTTAAAAAAAGCTGATCAAAATGATCAAAacgaacaaaataaaaaacaaaaacaacCAACTCCCCTAACTGCACaagaaattattatgaaagAAAATTTCTTACCTAATCACCATTCAAATTACTTAAATGAAGTTGAAAATCAAAACTCCAATAATACACAAGAGAAACTTGCGGATGCCTTTGTTCAAAATTCGAATATGAAGAAACAAATCCAAATTTTGACCGATATg TGCGACTACTACCGGGAACTCTCTTTGTCGTGCCTTAAAGAAATCGACAAAATTAACCATTCCAAAATGCCCGCAAGTGTAATGCTTAGAAACATATATGGATCTCGTGACTATGCAACATCGAATAATGCCGAAGATGAagttcaaaaatatttaaaaaaacttaATTATGTTCcagaaataaatgatttaaaaaattatttagagAAAGTATTAGTTACAGATATGAAATATACAAAGGATATTTCTTCATCAATATAA